In one window of Streptomyces roseofulvus DNA:
- a CDS encoding FG-GAP-like repeat-containing protein, whose protein sequence is MNHHITGRRLAAALVTLATVGAVTGTLVTAPAVAAPVGATAERCVPSAAGLLPVGAEVVAAGAYGYLTTCTDENGEERLSLHKPDGTVTPYGNTRAYDSGSDWIVTRNEVGVTAHNPLTGAYANHSLSGELAGVAYDVAYESRPTADGLGRELWQLTHTNGVVSKLKLSNLFKGERETAHKVVAAGRDADGRPTVLIMGQGEHQVNGNWEPHSWSVVIPVPTGSVVPYGYGPGWNWDVATVTGALTPKYKATVTRATDGGHTLTATVLGTTTVKRVPLTDIQGVPVLAGIVGDTAFYAARRDPSAGSDVLTPLYARNLATGGAPYKVLENFSSVARHSDGSLVVRGATSNADGVFRIGRNGELTPELVADTGAVVALKVVSASVPATANLEKAGTSVPMSVELTRADADVQLTLTHQRTGKKLTTHMIPPVHGEPRFAYSWNGIIDGISAPNGTYTWQITAKGADGTGPLPTSGSLVVSRSANLHDFNDNGSTDVLARDAAGVLWRDDLYDWPVDGQAKPAKRTRIGTGWNTYKKIEAAGTVDGGATGDLIAVDGSGVLWSYTGKGDGTFNTRVRVGGGWGVYTQLAAGSDWQTADRSSDLFAADTSGVLWYYRATGDPAKPYFPRIRVGGGWGVYNQITAVGNIVGDAGGELIARDKDGVLWLYQSNGFSFLPRVRVGGGWGGFSQLVGAGDVTNDGRPDLIAYGTGGTYVYRSNGTATGAFTRQPTTLYAGEGGKFTSVS, encoded by the coding sequence GTGAACCACCACATCACCGGGCGCCGGCTCGCCGCCGCCCTCGTCACCCTCGCCACCGTCGGGGCCGTGACGGGCACCCTCGTCACCGCCCCCGCCGTGGCCGCCCCCGTCGGCGCGACCGCCGAGCGGTGCGTACCGTCCGCGGCCGGGCTGCTGCCGGTCGGTGCCGAGGTCGTGGCCGCGGGCGCCTACGGCTACCTCACGACCTGCACCGACGAGAACGGCGAGGAGCGGCTGAGCCTGCACAAGCCGGACGGCACGGTGACGCCGTACGGCAACACGCGGGCGTACGACAGCGGTTCCGACTGGATCGTGACGCGGAACGAGGTGGGCGTCACCGCCCACAACCCGCTCACCGGGGCGTACGCCAACCACTCGCTGAGCGGCGAACTGGCCGGTGTGGCCTACGACGTCGCCTACGAGAGCCGCCCGACGGCCGACGGCCTGGGCCGCGAGCTGTGGCAGCTGACGCACACCAACGGCGTCGTCAGCAAGCTCAAGCTGTCGAACCTCTTCAAGGGCGAGCGCGAGACCGCACACAAGGTCGTGGCGGCGGGCCGGGACGCGGACGGGCGGCCCACCGTCCTCATCATGGGCCAGGGCGAGCACCAGGTGAACGGGAACTGGGAGCCCCACTCCTGGAGCGTCGTGATCCCCGTGCCCACCGGCTCGGTGGTGCCCTACGGATACGGCCCCGGCTGGAACTGGGACGTCGCGACGGTGACGGGCGCCCTCACCCCGAAGTACAAGGCGACCGTCACGCGGGCGACGGACGGCGGGCACACCCTGACCGCGACGGTCCTCGGAACCACCACCGTCAAGCGGGTGCCGCTCACCGACATCCAGGGCGTCCCGGTCCTCGCCGGGATCGTCGGCGACACGGCCTTCTACGCCGCCCGGCGTGACCCCTCCGCCGGGTCGGACGTCCTGACTCCGCTGTACGCGCGGAACCTCGCCACGGGCGGAGCCCCGTACAAGGTCCTGGAGAACTTCTCCTCCGTCGCCCGCCACAGCGACGGAAGCCTCGTGGTGCGCGGCGCGACGTCCAACGCCGACGGCGTGTTCCGCATCGGCCGGAACGGCGAGCTGACACCCGAACTCGTCGCCGACACCGGCGCGGTCGTGGCGCTGAAGGTCGTCTCCGCTTCCGTACCCGCGACGGCGAACCTGGAGAAGGCCGGGACCAGCGTCCCGATGTCGGTCGAGCTGACCCGCGCCGACGCGGACGTGCAGCTCACCCTCACCCACCAGCGCACCGGCAAGAAGCTCACCACCCACATGATCCCGCCCGTGCACGGGGAGCCCCGCTTCGCGTACTCCTGGAACGGGATCATCGACGGCATCAGCGCCCCGAACGGCACCTACACCTGGCAGATCACCGCCAAGGGCGCCGACGGCACCGGCCCGCTGCCGACCAGCGGTTCCCTCGTCGTGTCCCGCTCGGCCAACCTGCACGACTTCAACGACAACGGCTCCACCGACGTCCTCGCCCGGGACGCCGCCGGCGTGCTGTGGCGGGACGACCTGTACGACTGGCCGGTCGACGGCCAGGCGAAGCCGGCCAAGCGGACGAGGATCGGCACCGGCTGGAACACGTACAAGAAGATCGAGGCCGCCGGGACCGTCGACGGCGGCGCGACCGGCGACCTGATCGCCGTCGACGGCTCGGGCGTGCTCTGGTCCTACACCGGCAAGGGCGACGGCACCTTCAACACCCGGGTGCGGGTCGGCGGCGGCTGGGGCGTCTACACCCAGCTGGCGGCGGGCTCGGACTGGCAGACGGCGGACCGCTCCTCGGACCTGTTCGCCGCCGACACCTCCGGCGTCCTCTGGTACTACCGGGCCACCGGCGACCCGGCCAAGCCGTACTTCCCCCGGATCCGGGTGGGCGGCGGCTGGGGCGTCTACAACCAGATCACGGCCGTCGGGAACATCGTGGGCGACGCGGGCGGCGAGCTGATCGCCCGCGACAAGGACGGCGTGCTCTGGCTGTACCAGTCCAACGGCTTCTCCTTCCTCCCGCGCGTCCGGGTCGGCGGCGGCTGGGGCGGTTTCAGCCAGCTCGTCGGCGCGGGCGACGTCACCAACGACGGCCGCCCGGACCTGATCGCGTACGGGACGGGCGGCACGTACGTCTACCGCTCGAACGGCACGGCGACGGGGGCGTTCACGCGGCAGCCGACGACGCTGTACGCGGGCGAGGGCGGCAAGTTCACGAGCGTGTCGTGA
- a CDS encoding helix-turn-helix domain-containing protein codes for MSGKHEERPEKPSEVDGTAHLFKALGKIIKVLRTNAGLSQAQLASAAHCSEDLVSAMERGVRTPQPDFLLRAEEALNAGGVLAAAVEDTEKALAQARTRHPDWFRSFAAAEAEAVALHYFAPQAVPGILQTQGYAEAVFRHRRPLYNEATVEKRLTDRLARQVIFEKQPAPTMSFVIEEAALRRPLGGRDAFREQLRRIIAVAKLWSVHLQVMPIDCEEHPALEGQFTLLTLKGKREVSYIESYQHARLITDPDEVRMYSERYGIMRAQALTPRESLEHLEKLLGEL; via the coding sequence ATGTCGGGGAAGCACGAGGAGCGGCCGGAGAAGCCCTCCGAAGTGGACGGTACGGCGCACTTGTTCAAGGCGCTGGGGAAAATCATCAAGGTGCTGCGCACGAACGCGGGCCTGAGCCAGGCGCAGCTCGCGTCGGCCGCGCACTGCAGTGAGGATCTCGTCTCGGCGATGGAGAGGGGGGTGCGGACGCCGCAGCCGGATTTCCTGTTGCGGGCGGAGGAGGCGTTGAACGCGGGCGGGGTGCTGGCGGCGGCCGTGGAGGACACGGAGAAGGCGCTGGCGCAGGCGCGGACGAGACACCCGGACTGGTTCCGGAGTTTCGCGGCTGCGGAGGCGGAAGCGGTGGCGTTGCACTACTTCGCCCCGCAGGCCGTGCCGGGCATCCTGCAGACGCAGGGATACGCGGAGGCCGTGTTCCGGCATCGTCGTCCGCTGTACAACGAGGCGACTGTTGAGAAGCGTCTCACCGACCGGCTGGCCCGTCAGGTCATCTTCGAGAAGCAGCCGGCGCCGACGATGAGCTTCGTCATCGAAGAGGCCGCCCTCCGCCGCCCACTGGGCGGACGAGATGCCTTTCGGGAGCAGCTCCGGCGCATCATCGCGGTAGCGAAACTCTGGAGTGTGCACCTTCAGGTCATGCCGATCGACTGCGAGGAACACCCCGCCCTGGAAGGCCAGTTCACGCTTCTCACACTGAAGGGAAAGCGGGAGGTCTCGTACATCGAGAGCTACCAGCACGCACGCCTCATCACCGACCCCGACGAGGTCCGGATGTACAGCGAGCGGTATGGGATCATGCGCGCGCAGGCACTCACGCCCCGGGAGTCCCTGGAGCACCTCGAGAAATTGCTGGGAGAGCTATGA
- a CDS encoding ATP-binding protein — translation MKPEITPQRSEPAPEFALRLSPTPRGARLARLLAAHQLRDWGVTGEAAEAAELVVAELANNAVRHGRVPGRDFELRMEHTGDHVTVELADARAERRPSPCRNPDEGGYGLLLVATLTTTWGVKDRQVGKTVWATVPLTGR, via the coding sequence ATGAAGCCGGAAATCACCCCTCAAAGAAGTGAGCCCGCGCCGGAGTTCGCGCTGCGACTGAGCCCCACGCCCCGGGGCGCGCGCCTGGCCCGCCTGCTCGCGGCGCACCAGCTGCGGGACTGGGGCGTCACGGGCGAGGCGGCGGAGGCGGCGGAGCTGGTGGTGGCCGAGCTGGCGAACAACGCGGTCCGGCACGGCCGGGTCCCGGGCCGCGACTTCGAGCTCCGCATGGAGCACACGGGCGACCACGTGACGGTCGAGCTCGCGGACGCGCGGGCGGAGCGTCGCCCGTCACCGTGCCGGAACCCGGACGAGGGTGGCTACGGACTCCTCCTCGTAGCCACCCTCACCACCACCTGGGGCGTCAAGGACCGCCAGGTCGGCAAGACGGTCTGGGCGACGGTCCCGCTGACCGGCCGCTGA
- a CDS encoding VCBS repeat-containing protein, with protein sequence MRHHRSTAPRLLGAALAVTLAVTAGATATAPAVAASPSAVIAAVPAGAAATTPVLKPGDKVWGIGKTGFLSRDGDDPTLMHWTRLADGAVKTFPYQPRIFLSQDSDVAVLQGSGTAVLRDMAAGTDLFSVPLPWERYGGAVGSHLFARADLSGHGPLDVYSPGPNGPERRTVTGLPAGASGLHVVAGADDEALVSYITGDGTTTASRHWAVVDLASATVSSSRRIGFGGAAGEDAYAVSAGHVAWTEYESGAGTSIVVLDRATQKVQRLPMPSPGRLLLGLTGSWVTYSRPGGLLSEKESPLHALTARSLTGTTTRKLLDHTVSASDTAGDTQSLVGGTVAGGEGLYRIAPGTDGAPAATRLATTGEPTQVALLRHTVPATVDLDRTGGALSMAWYLSRNNVNMWVTLRNTRTGESLTEPVDPSTGEEDPQPMRFDWSGTLDWQSTSGFWTSASAGPYTWQITATPLNGIGPALKASGSFTVTRKTGTHDYDSDGSPDILARDTSGNLFLQDVHHRADWQETYQNPESPVGGGWQVYDRIEAAGNLAGGLAPDLVTRDRDGVLWLYQGTGNGTAPFTARTRIGGGWNTYVHLTGGSDLTGDGRPDLVATDRSGRLWMYRGTGSATAPLAARRLIGSGGWQGYDRIAATGNLAGGPAGDLVARDRSGVLWLYLGKGDGTFAARTRIGSGWQRYDDLIGSGDADRDGRLDLYAAYVDYGIPKPFLYRGTGAWQAPFHPGEGVYALQRGRTFDLFA encoded by the coding sequence ATGAGGCACCACAGAAGCACCGCCCCGCGTCTCCTGGGCGCGGCCCTCGCCGTCACCCTCGCGGTGACGGCCGGCGCGACCGCGACCGCCCCGGCGGTCGCGGCGTCCCCGTCCGCCGTCATCGCCGCCGTGCCCGCCGGTGCCGCGGCCACAACGCCCGTCCTCAAGCCCGGGGACAAGGTCTGGGGGATCGGCAAGACCGGATTCCTGAGCAGGGACGGGGACGATCCGACCCTCATGCACTGGACCCGCCTCGCCGACGGGGCGGTGAAGACCTTCCCGTACCAGCCCCGCATCTTCCTCTCGCAGGACTCGGACGTCGCGGTCCTCCAGGGCTCCGGCACCGCCGTCCTGAGGGACATGGCGGCGGGCACGGACCTCTTCTCCGTGCCCCTCCCGTGGGAGCGGTACGGGGGCGCCGTCGGCTCCCACCTCTTCGCCCGCGCCGACCTCTCGGGCCACGGCCCCCTGGACGTCTACTCCCCCGGTCCGAACGGGCCGGAGCGCCGCACGGTGACCGGGCTGCCCGCGGGCGCGTCCGGACTGCACGTGGTGGCGGGTGCGGACGACGAGGCCCTGGTGAGCTATATCACCGGTGACGGGACGACCACGGCATCCCGTCACTGGGCGGTCGTGGACCTCGCCTCCGCAACCGTCTCCTCCTCCCGCCGGATCGGGTTCGGGGGCGCAGCCGGGGAAGACGCCTACGCCGTCTCCGCCGGGCACGTCGCCTGGACCGAATACGAGTCGGGTGCGGGTACGAGCATCGTCGTCCTCGACCGCGCCACCCAGAAGGTCCAGCGCCTCCCGATGCCCAGCCCGGGCAGGCTGCTCCTGGGCCTGACCGGCAGCTGGGTCACCTACTCCCGGCCCGGAGGTCTCCTGAGCGAGAAGGAGAGCCCGCTCCACGCGCTGACCGCCCGCAGTCTCACCGGCACGACCACGCGCAAGCTCCTCGACCACACGGTCTCCGCGTCCGACACCGCCGGCGACACGCAGAGCCTCGTCGGCGGCACCGTCGCCGGCGGCGAGGGCCTCTACCGGATCGCCCCCGGCACGGACGGCGCCCCGGCCGCCACCCGGCTCGCCACGACGGGCGAGCCGACGCAGGTCGCCCTTCTCCGCCACACGGTCCCCGCGACGGTCGACCTCGACCGCACCGGCGGCGCGCTCTCCATGGCCTGGTACCTCAGCCGCAACAACGTCAACATGTGGGTCACCCTCCGCAACACCCGCACAGGCGAGTCGCTCACGGAGCCCGTCGACCCGTCGACGGGCGAGGAGGACCCGCAGCCGATGCGGTTCGACTGGAGCGGCACGCTCGACTGGCAGAGCACCTCCGGCTTCTGGACCTCCGCCTCGGCCGGCCCGTACACCTGGCAGATCACCGCGACCCCGCTCAACGGCATCGGACCCGCCCTGAAGGCGTCCGGTTCCTTCACGGTCACGCGCAAGACCGGCACGCACGACTACGACAGCGACGGCTCCCCGGACATCCTGGCCCGCGACACCTCCGGCAACCTGTTTCTCCAGGACGTCCACCACCGAGCAGACTGGCAGGAGACCTACCAGAACCCGGAATCGCCCGTCGGCGGAGGCTGGCAGGTGTACGACCGGATCGAGGCCGCCGGGAACCTCGCCGGCGGCCTCGCCCCCGACCTCGTCACCCGCGACCGGGACGGCGTCCTCTGGCTGTACCAGGGCACCGGCAACGGCACGGCCCCGTTCACCGCCCGCACCCGGATCGGCGGTGGCTGGAACACGTACGTCCACCTGACCGGCGGCAGCGACCTCACCGGCGACGGCCGCCCCGACCTGGTCGCCACCGACCGCTCCGGCCGGCTGTGGATGTACCGGGGCACCGGCTCGGCGACCGCGCCCCTCGCCGCCCGCCGGCTGATCGGCAGCGGCGGCTGGCAGGGCTACGACCGGATCGCGGCCACCGGGAACCTCGCGGGCGGTCCGGCCGGCGATCTCGTCGCCCGCGACCGCTCCGGCGTCCTCTGGCTCTACCTCGGCAAGGGCGACGGCACCTTCGCCGCCCGCACCAGGATCGGCAGCGGATGGCAGCGCTACGACGACCTGATCGGGTCCGGCGACGCCGACCGGGACGGCAGGCTCGACCTGTACGCGGCCTACGTCGACTACGGCATCCCGAAGCCGTTCCTCTACCGGGGCACGGGCGCGTGGCAGGCGCCGTTCCACCCCGGGGAAGGGGTGTACGCCCTCCAGCGCGGCCGGACGTTCGACCTCTTCGCCTGA
- a CDS encoding VCBS repeat-containing protein produces the protein MKQHHRTPRRLATAVAVTLAVTAGGLAATPAAVASPAAAVGATAEAESAPAVIDPTSALRGWGSSGFLSRVGYESEGLDYRWTRYADGVSTTLPSTATPYVGAVGGDVVVRQDGTAYHLYDMAAGGEPVAVDTAFLGPSAKLERLVGRTLVMRTEDSLRRHTLHVVSTAEGGQAAGRAITGFPADTRIDFTRPTVPGLLVVRYTGTVNGVSGKRLAVVDLAEAKVVDDRSVPAVHTASNVSASATHVAWVERLAGGVSVVVTARRGSTATVRHTVAAQEKGLSVSLVGGWVLYGVTGGYTAEGPNPLHPLRAVPVTGGTPVTLLDSTTTYYGGGTELLVQGGTSAHGEGVYRIVPGADGGPVVTPVALTGLRTTLGVVAQSVPTTADFSAPGSSAHFDWRFGRGRAWVDFRITHSASGRTWTESRPVDDDRIASPVFGHIGFDWNGLFEDQISAPTGTYTWTMTATPTNGVGGVLKKSGTFEVTNKPVQHDYSGSAFPDLLTRNRDGQLVSYDTRQILFEPHAWLPWTGTNRGGGWSVYDRILATGNLDAGPASDLIARDRSGVLWFYANKGTALARRTPIGGGWNTYDKLAAGSDLTGDGRPDLVATDRSGVLWLYKATGDGTKPFAPRKRIGGGWGTYDTITAPGNLGGAKAGDLLARDRSGVLWLYLGKGDGAFAPRVRVGGGWDRMYHLIPIGDFGRDGRPDFLAVTLDRAGRTVFLRYKGTGDWRAPFEGAVTTPVDWDAARSDLLF, from the coding sequence ATGAAGCAGCACCACCGCACCCCCCGCCGCCTCGCGACCGCCGTCGCCGTCACCCTCGCGGTGACGGCCGGCGGCCTGGCGGCCACCCCGGCGGCCGTGGCGTCGCCGGCCGCCGCCGTCGGCGCCACCGCGGAGGCGGAGTCCGCTCCCGCCGTCATCGACCCGACGTCGGCCCTGCGGGGCTGGGGGTCGTCCGGCTTTCTCAGCCGGGTCGGGTACGAGTCCGAGGGGCTCGACTACCGGTGGACCCGGTACGCGGACGGCGTCTCGACCACGCTGCCCTCCACCGCGACGCCCTACGTGGGCGCGGTGGGCGGTGACGTCGTGGTGCGCCAGGACGGCACCGCGTACCACCTGTACGACATGGCGGCGGGCGGCGAGCCCGTCGCCGTCGACACCGCGTTCCTCGGGCCCTCGGCGAAGCTCGAGCGCCTGGTGGGACGCACGCTGGTGATGCGGACGGAGGACTCCCTCCGGCGCCACACCCTGCACGTCGTGTCCACGGCGGAGGGGGGCCAGGCCGCGGGCCGGGCGATCACCGGCTTTCCGGCGGACACGAGGATCGACTTCACCCGGCCCACCGTGCCCGGCCTCCTCGTCGTCCGTTACACCGGCACGGTGAACGGCGTCAGCGGGAAGCGGCTCGCCGTCGTGGACCTCGCGGAGGCGAAGGTCGTCGACGACCGGTCCGTCCCGGCCGTGCACACGGCTTCCAACGTCTCGGCCTCCGCCACGCACGTGGCCTGGGTGGAACGGCTCGCCGGCGGCGTGTCGGTCGTGGTGACGGCCCGCCGGGGCTCGACCGCCACCGTCCGGCACACGGTGGCAGCCCAGGAGAAGGGGCTCTCGGTCTCGCTGGTGGGCGGCTGGGTCCTGTACGGCGTGACCGGCGGGTACACCGCCGAAGGCCCCAACCCGCTCCACCCGCTGCGGGCGGTCCCGGTGACCGGCGGAACGCCCGTCACCCTGCTCGACAGCACGACGACGTACTACGGCGGCGGGACCGAACTCCTCGTCCAGGGCGGCACGTCCGCCCACGGCGAGGGCGTGTACCGGATCGTCCCCGGCGCCGACGGCGGGCCCGTCGTCACCCCGGTCGCGCTCACCGGCCTGCGGACGACACTCGGTGTGGTGGCGCAGTCGGTCCCGACCACCGCCGACTTCAGCGCGCCCGGCTCGTCGGCCCACTTCGACTGGCGGTTCGGGCGCGGCAGGGCCTGGGTCGACTTCCGGATCACCCACTCCGCGTCGGGCCGCACGTGGACGGAGAGCCGTCCCGTGGACGACGACCGGATCGCCTCGCCCGTGTTCGGGCACATCGGATTCGACTGGAACGGTCTCTTCGAGGACCAGATCTCCGCCCCGACCGGCACCTACACCTGGACGATGACCGCCACGCCGACCAACGGCGTCGGCGGGGTGCTGAAGAAGTCCGGCACCTTCGAGGTCACGAACAAGCCCGTCCAGCACGACTACTCGGGCAGCGCCTTCCCGGACCTCCTGACGCGGAACAGGGACGGGCAGCTCGTGTCGTACGACACCCGCCAGATCCTCTTCGAGCCCCACGCCTGGCTTCCGTGGACCGGGACGAACCGGGGCGGCGGCTGGAGCGTCTACGACCGGATCCTCGCCACCGGCAACCTGGACGCCGGTCCGGCCTCCGACCTGATCGCCCGCGACCGGTCCGGCGTCCTGTGGTTCTACGCGAACAAGGGCACCGCCCTCGCCAGGCGCACGCCGATCGGCGGCGGCTGGAACACGTACGACAAGCTGGCGGCGGGCTCGGACCTGACCGGCGACGGCCGTCCCGACCTGGTCGCCACCGACCGCTCCGGCGTCCTGTGGCTGTACAAGGCCACCGGCGACGGCACCAAGCCCTTCGCCCCGCGCAAGCGGATCGGCGGCGGCTGGGGCACGTACGACACCATCACCGCCCCCGGCAACCTCGGCGGTGCGAAGGCCGGCGATCTCCTCGCCCGCGACCGCTCCGGCGTCCTGTGGCTGTACCTCGGCAAGGGCGACGGCGCCTTCGCGCCGCGCGTCCGGGTCGGCGGCGGCTGGGACCGGATGTACCACCTGATCCCCATCGGCGACTTCGGCCGCGACGGCCGCCCCGACTTCCTCGCCGTCACCCTCGACCGTGCCGGTCGGACGGTCTTCCTCCGCTACAAGGGCACCGGCGACTGGCGCGCGCCCTTCGAAGGAGCCGTGACGACCCCGGTGGACTGGGACGCGGCCCGCTCCGACCTCCTCTTCTGA
- a CDS encoding VCBS repeat-containing protein: protein MKHLSPAGRPVRRRLAVAVTVALAVTAGTAATAAPSFAAPAVPVAASASVEQSGPFVIGTDDWLDGSGANGFVTNTVVNDGTDVAYRWHRLEDGAVTPLPRYSDLSPRPVTTPDSDRVAVQTGRSGYRLLDMAGGASVDIDTTSVGTNAYLWELAGASLVMVRYDGPQRESVHLVSKPAGTVVHRQVSGLPADADVNNIMYSPAGVLAVQYRGTAGGVTGQRLAVVDLATAKVVEDRAVPRFSPNGSIAVSATHLAWTESDSQNNVTLVTARRGTTQTTRHPTFATSWSSVWVSLLGDWAVYGTSGKGLTAVSLTDGTTVTGLLGNLGAVTGADSALLAQGTTPEGGKGVYRIAPGADGRPTATVLATNGATTPTTVLTEQVPATADFRRAGAKAVLRWTYGRSDVRVHLRVTHTKSGRSWSQGRPLTGTQTEATFDWDGTLGGYDTQAHRLAYTGTAAYNGAYTWEMTVESMSGVGGKVVRTGTLTVDSGIAAHDYSDSGSPDLLFRDGSGHLASYDVRQFLAAPERDWERTERGGGWYVYDRLLSAGNLDASPYADVLARRKDTGDLWLYPGTGHSLATPVRVGGGWSTYDKLAAGSDLTGDGRPDLVATDRSGVLWLYKATGDRTKPFAPRTRIGGGWNTYDLLTAPGNLGGAASGDLLARDRDGVLWLYLGKGDGTFAPRVRVGAGWGVYGQVVNIGDVNRDGRADLIAESGTQQDPWLTVYKGTGDWKAPFGRAETIGIPPYDSPYGTRPVVF, encoded by the coding sequence TTGAAGCACCTCAGCCCGGCCGGCCGCCCCGTCCGCCGGCGCCTCGCCGTCGCCGTCACGGTCGCTCTCGCGGTCACGGCCGGCACGGCCGCGACCGCCGCGCCCTCGTTCGCCGCGCCGGCCGTTCCGGTGGCCGCGTCCGCCTCGGTGGAGCAGTCAGGACCCTTCGTCATCGGCACCGACGATTGGCTGGACGGCTCGGGGGCGAACGGCTTCGTGACCAACACCGTCGTCAACGACGGCACGGACGTCGCCTATCGGTGGCACCGGCTCGAGGATGGAGCGGTCACCCCTCTGCCCAGATACTCCGACCTGAGCCCCAGGCCCGTCACGACTCCCGACAGCGACCGCGTCGCGGTGCAGACGGGCCGGAGCGGGTACCGGCTGCTGGACATGGCTGGCGGCGCGTCCGTCGACATCGACACCACCTCCGTCGGCACGAACGCGTACCTCTGGGAACTCGCGGGGGCCTCTCTCGTGATGGTGCGGTACGACGGACCCCAGCGCGAGAGCGTGCACCTGGTCTCCAAGCCCGCCGGAACGGTCGTCCACCGCCAGGTGTCCGGCCTTCCCGCCGATGCGGACGTCAACAACATCATGTACTCCCCTGCCGGCGTCCTGGCCGTCCAGTACAGGGGTACGGCCGGCGGCGTGACCGGACAGCGCCTGGCCGTCGTGGACCTCGCGACCGCGAAGGTCGTGGAGGACCGGGCCGTGCCCCGCTTCTCCCCCAACGGGAGCATCGCGGTCTCGGCCACCCACCTGGCGTGGACCGAATCGGACTCCCAGAACAACGTGACCCTGGTGACAGCCCGCCGGGGCACCACGCAGACCACACGGCACCCGACCTTCGCGACCAGCTGGAGCTCCGTGTGGGTCTCCCTGCTGGGTGACTGGGCCGTGTACGGCACATCCGGGAAGGGCCTGACGGCCGTCTCCCTCACGGACGGGACGACCGTCACCGGTCTTCTCGGCAACCTGGGAGCGGTGACCGGGGCCGACAGCGCTCTGCTCGCCCAGGGCACCACGCCCGAGGGCGGCAAGGGCGTCTACCGGATCGCACCCGGCGCGGACGGACGGCCGACGGCGACCGTGCTGGCCACCAACGGAGCGACCACGCCGACCACCGTCCTGACCGAACAGGTGCCGGCCACCGCCGACTTCCGCCGCGCCGGCGCCAAGGCGGTGCTGCGGTGGACGTACGGCCGCAGCGACGTGCGGGTGCACCTCCGGGTGACCCACACGAAGTCGGGCAGGAGCTGGTCCCAGGGCCGGCCACTCACGGGCACCCAGACCGAGGCGACGTTCGACTGGGACGGGACGCTCGGCGGCTACGACACCCAGGCCCACCGCTTGGCCTACACCGGGACGGCCGCCTACAACGGGGCCTACACCTGGGAGATGACCGTCGAATCGATGAGCGGGGTCGGCGGCAAGGTCGTGCGGACCGGCACCCTGACCGTCGACAGCGGCATCGCCGCGCACGACTACTCCGACAGCGGCTCCCCCGACCTGCTCTTCCGGGACGGCTCGGGCCACCTCGCCTCGTACGACGTCCGGCAGTTCCTCGCCGCCCCCGAGCGGGACTGGGAGCGGACCGAGCGCGGCGGCGGCTGGTACGTCTACGACCGGCTGCTGTCCGCCGGGAACCTCGACGCGTCGCCGTACGCGGACGTCCTGGCCCGCCGCAAGGACACCGGCGACCTGTGGCTGTACCCGGGCACGGGCCACTCCCTCGCCACGCCGGTCCGCGTCGGCGGGGGCTGGAGCACCTACGACAAGCTGGCGGCGGGCTCCGACCTGACCGGCGACGGCCGCCCCGACCTCGTCGCCACCGACCGCTCCGGCGTCCTGTGGCTGTACAAGGCCACCGGCGACCGCACCAAGCCCTTCGCGCCCCGCACGCGGATCGGCGGCGGGTGGAACACGTACGACCTCCTGACCGCCCCCGGCAACCTCGGCGGCGCCGCCTCCGGCGACCTGCTCGCCCGCGACCGCGACGGCGTCCTGTGGCTCTACCTCGGCAAGGGCGACGGCACCTTCGCGCCGCGCGTCCGGGTCGGCGCCGGCTGGGGCGTCTACGGCCAGGTGGTCAACATCGGTGACGTGAACCGGGACGGCCGCGCCGACCTGATCGCGGAGAGCGGCACGCAGCAGGACCCCTGGCTCACGGTCTACAAGGGCACCGGCGACTGGAAGGCCCCCTTCGGCAGAGCCGAGACGATCGGCATCCCTCCGTACGACTCCCCGTACGGCACCCGCCCCGTCGTCTTCTGA